In a single window of the Cucumis melo cultivar AY chromosome 11, USDA_Cmelo_AY_1.0, whole genome shotgun sequence genome:
- the LOC103498856 gene encoding protein LAZY 1-like, with the protein MKLLGWMHRKFRQNSGEPLKDFAIGQQPLDDQQYISKSSIKPFKQSQREQHLRKSFAGLESEVGDEDYEDESSHPMSEIFHGFLAIGTLGSEQVISDPMTPKFSISVENITENETEVTENELKLINDELEKVLGAETKDDGYNDSSGRNSYVSMGRSSHGSTITLSGKPMDGLESNLSGTIICPLQGYLFGSAIELSETTTTVAKKENRTSLGELFQRSKIAEENAGAKFDKEDKRAEEDIEKSAMHLMKKKLKKRMLSASSRSSATAVEGLNDSASAETKLHKIFHMFHRKVHPESSAIIQKSDKHPKVQKKKKANHNHDGCCNNGEQTSDEDIMIYPQRTQSKPSFQRVKNQFPPHYGLNSSDPNDNKERWINSDEDYLVLEL; encoded by the exons ATGAAG CTACTTGGTTGGATGCACCGTAAATTTCGGCAGAACAGTGGTGAACCGCTGAAAGATTTTGCCATTG GCCAACAACCGCTTGATGATCAGCAATACATCTCAAAGTCAAGCATTAAACCTTTCAAGCAATCCCAACGAGAACAGCACCTTCGAAAATCTTTCGCTGGTCTAGAATCAGAAGTGGGAGATGAAGACTACGAAGATGAATCATCTCATCCAATGTCTGAGATCTTCCACGGATTTCTTGCAATTGGAACTCTAGGATCTGAACAAGTCATCAGTGACCCAATGACACCAAAGTTTTCAATTTCCGTTGAGAATATAACGGAAAATGAAACTGAAGTAACAGAAAATGAACTGAAGCTTATAAATGATGAGTTGGAAAAAGTTCTAGGAGCTGAAACTAAGGATGACGGATACAATGATTCCTCTGGAAGAAACAGTTATGTCAGCATGGGAAGGAGCAGCCATGGTAGCACCATTACCCTCAGCGGCAAGCCAATGGATGGCCTAGAAAGCAATTTGAGTGGGACCATCATCTGCCCACTTCAGGGATATCTTTTTGGGTCAGCAATTGAATTGTCAGAGACTACAACAACAGTggctaaaaaagaaaacagaacCTCCCTTGGCGAGCTGTTTCAGAGAAGCAAAATAGCTGAAGAGAATGCAGGTGCAAAATTTGACAAGGAAGACAAACGAGCTGAAGAGGATATTGAAAAATCTGCCATGCACCTAATGAAAAAGAAACTGAAGAAAAGAATGTTGTCTGCTTCTTCCAGGAGCTCTGCTACAGCTGTTGAAGGCCTCAATGATTCAGCTTCAGCAGAAACAAAACTGCATAAG ATTTTTCACATGTTCCATAGAAAAGTTCATCCTGAAAGCTCAGCAATCATACAGAAGTCTGATAAACACCCAAAGgttcagaaaaagaaaaaagcaaacCATAACCATGATGGTTGCTGCAACAATGGAGAGCAGACATCTGATGAGGATATCATGATATATCCCCAGAGAACACAGTCGAAACCAAGCTTTCAACGCGTCAAGAATCAATTTCCACCACATTATGGACTAAACAGTTCTGATCCAAATGACAACAAGGAACGCTGGATTAATTCAGATGAAGACT ATCTAGTGCTGGAGCTTTGA
- the LOC103498855 gene encoding sphingosine-1-phosphate lyase — MDSSLNSVLVEYRASANAFLSKYEPLALVFGPLLVLLLARLLQSFLDLVYEAGLKATFLSFFMATIKLIPGVKRRIDSEKQKVVEKLQSGGNSKRESWRTELPMAGLGTEVIEKMKNEKQKDVVWQGKCSGTVYIGGSESEGHFSLINEACSMFAHTNPLHLDVFQSVVRFEAEVVAMTAALLGSKVEASGGQICGNMTSGGTESILLAVKSTRDYMKSKKGIKKPEMIIPESAHSAYDKAAHYFNIKLWRVPVNKEFKADVKAIRKFINRNTILIVGSAPGFPHGIIDPIVELGELASSSGICLHVDFCLGGFVLPFARKLGYPIPPCDFSVKGVTSISVDVHKYGLAPKGTSVVLYRNHEIRKHQFVAVSEWSGGLYVSPTIAGSRPGGLIAGAWAAMMSLGEEGYLQNTKEIMEVSKRIHRGINEIPELFVIGKPDMTIIAFGSTALDIFEVNDIMSSKGWHLNALQKPSSIHICVTLQHVSIVDNFLQDLQESVTIVKKNPGPINGGLAPIYGAAERMPDRSMVQELLISYMDGTC, encoded by the exons ATGGATTCTTCTCTCAACTCGGTTTTGGTGGAATATAGAGCCTCTGCCAATGCTTTCCTGTCCAAATACGAGCCACTGGCTCTCGTTTTTGGTCCTCTTTTGGTCCTACTATTGGCTCGGCTGCTTCAGTCATTTCTGGATCTTGTTTACGAAGCAGGACTTAAAGCTACCTTCTTATCGTTCTTCATGGCTACGATTAA GTTAATTCCTGGGGTGAAACGTCGGATCGATTCTGAGAAGCAGAAG GTTGTGGAAAAATTACAATCCGGCGGTAATTCTAAAAGAGAAAGTTGGAGGACTGAGTTGCCAATGGCCGGCCTGGGAACTGAAGTCAttgagaaaatgaaaaatgagaaaCAAAAAGATGTGGTTTGGCAAGGAAAATGCTCGGGTACAGT CTACATTGGAGGATCTGAATCTGAAGGTCATTTTTCTCTCATAAACGAGGCATGTTCAAT GTTTGCACATACAAATCCTTTACATTTGGATGTATTTCAAAGTGTGGTGCGGTTTGAAGCTGAAGTAGTGGCCATGACTGCTGCTCTTCTTGGCAGTAAAGTGGAGGCTTCTGGAGGGCAAATCTGTGGAAACATGACATCAGGAGGAACTGAAAGCATACTGTTGGCTGTGAAGTCAACACGTGACTATATGAAATCCAAGAAGGGAATTAAAAAACCTGAAAT GATAATACCTGAGTCTGCACATTCAGCATATGATAAGGCTGCTCACTATTTTAATATCAAGCTGTGGCGTGTCCCTGTAAACAAAGAATTCAAAGCAGATGTGAAAGCTATTCGGAAATTTATCAACAGGAATACTATCTTG ATTGTTGGATCTGCGCCTGGGTTTCCTCACGGAATCATTGATCCGATTGTT GAACTTGGGGAATTAGCTTCTAGCTCTGGCATTTGTCTGCACGTTGACTTTTGTCTTGGCGGCTTTGTGTTGCCGTTTGCGCGCAAGCTTGG GTACCCAATTCCACCTTGTGATTTTTCAGTTAAAGGAGTGACATCGATATCTGTGGATGTACATAAATATGGATTAGCACCCAAAGGAACAAGTGTGGTTTTGTACAGAAATCATGAGATTAGAAAG CATCAATTTGTTGCTG TAAGTGAGTGGTCTGGTGGGCTTTACGTCTCTCCAACAATAGCTGGAAGCAGACCCGGTGGCTTGATTGCTGGGGCTTGGGCAGCAATGATGTCTTTGGGAGAAGAAG GATATTTGCAGAACACAAAAGAGATCATGGAAGTATCAAAGAGGATACATAGGGG GATAAACGAAATACCCGAGTTATTTGTTATCGGAAAGCCAGACATGACAATTATAGCATTTGGGTCTACTGCTCTTGACATTTTTGAAGTCAACGACATTATGTCATCAAAAGGCTGGCATTTGAATGCCTTGCAAAAGCCTAGCAG TATTCACATCTGCGTGACGCTTCAGCATGTATCTATAGTCGACAACTTTCTCCAGGACCTGCAAGAATCTGTCACCATT GTAAAAAAGAATCCAGGTCCAATTAATGGAGGATTAGCTCCAATATATGGTGCAGCAGAGAGAATGCCAGATAGATCTATGGTTCAAGAGTTGCTCATAAGTTACATGGATGGTACATGCTAG
- the LOC103498852 gene encoding probable DNA primase large subunit yields MEPYLPQRKSSVSTNSTTALPLYRSAPPLEVRLEDFELYAIDRLRVLKGISDGLSRGKKSEEMEKLVRELLKTNMKHPQASEVVNKDIISHFVLRLVYCRTEDLRKWFLSMETMLFRHRFLSESPESQKQVFAELGLSYKAISNAEFEAVRDKLVQVARLIGQPAPSSDAIYYKVPWEEVPELVAGRRVFLHKGYAYIAIYQVVSLVATQFRSYLSKALSLTNRKWTSTIREQEKDRLTPIVEALCTSYLGPDYSQPREYADISIKDLDQIAKSSFPLCMRHLFEKLKEDHHLKHGGRMQLGLFLKGVGLKLDDALAFWRAEFSQRVGAERFDKEYAYSIRHNYGKEGKRVDYSPYSCQKIISSSPSVGDHHGCPYRHFSEDNLRAALGKMGVNNRTMDDIMDKVRNRHYQLACTLTFESIHGSTCDAGINHPNQYFIDSQKVLQSKNNSTS; encoded by the exons ATGGAACCCTATCTTCCTCAGAGAAAATCTTCCGTCTCGACCAATTCCACTACCGCTCTCCCACTCTACCGCTCTGCTCCTCCTCTTGAAGTCAGGCTTGAAGATTTTGAGCTTTATGCCATAGATCGTCTTCGAG TTCTTAAAGGGATTTCTGATGGGCTATCTCGAGGAAAGAAATCTGAAGAAATGGAGAAACTG gttagagaattgttgaaaacCAACATGAAACATCCCCAGGCATCTGAGGTTGTGAACAAGGATATAATATCTCACTTTGTTCTGCGCCTTGTGTATTGCCGAAC GGAGGACTTGAGAAAATGGTTTCTTTCTATGGAAACTATGCTATTCCGACACCGTTTTCTTTCTGAAAGTCCTGAATCTCAG AAGCAGGTATTTGCGGAGCTTGGTCTCTCATACAAAGCAATCAGTAATGCAGAATTTGAG GCTGTAAGGGACAAATTGGTTCAAGTTGCTCGGTTGATTGGTCAGCCTGCACCAAGTA GTGATGCTATATACTATAAG GTACCATGGGAAGAAGTTCCAGAGCTTGTGGCTGGTCGAAGAGTATTTCTCCATAAAGGATATGCATATATTGCTATTTATCAG GTGGTTTCCCTTGTTGCAACACAATTCCGCAGTTACCTGTCAAAGGCCCTAAGTCTGACGAACAG GAAATGGACATCTACAATAAGAGAACAAGAGAAAGATCGGTTGACCCCA ATAGTAGAAGCCCTTTGCACGAGCTACCTGGGTCCTGACTACTCACAG CCAAGAGAGTATGCTGATATATCAATAAAAGACCTTGACCAAATAGCTAAAAGTTCATTTCCTCTTTGCATGCGACACCTATTTGAAAAG CTGAAAGAAGATCATCATTTGAAGCATGGAGGGAGGATGCAATTAGGTCTCTTTCTCAAG GGTGTTGGTTTGAAGCTTGATGATGCTCTGGCTTTCTGGAGAGCTGAGTTCTCCCAGAGA GTTGGTGCTGAGAGGTTTGACAAAGAATATGCATACAGTATCAGGCATAACTATGGAAAAGAAGGCAAGAGAGTG GATTATTCGCCTTATTCCTGTCAAAAAATAATCTCATCATCACCTAGTGTTGGAGATCATCATGGATGTCCCTATAGACATTTCAG TGAAGACAACTTAAGAGCAGCTCTTGGTAAAATGGGAGTAAATAACCGGACAATGGATGATATAATGGACAAAGTGCGAAATAGACATTATCAG TTGGCATGCACCTTGACATTTGAATCGATCCATGGCTCGACATGTGATGCTGGGATTAATCATCCAAACCAGTACTTCATTGATAGTCAAAAGGTCCTGCAATCTAAG AATAATTCAACATCCTAG
- the LOC103498853 gene encoding uncharacterized protein LOC103498853 isoform X2, with amino-acid sequence MAIPFGRITILVGAGIVGSVLAKEGRLPYVQDFVSGAFKIALRRISRDDSSTSKSKPHNDSLMAQVKSLREELQMLASNRQMTIVTTGGRGGRKYGVIILVVVVGYGIVWIKGWKLPDMMFATKRSLSDACTSVARQLENVYSSIAATKRNLSSKMDSVDKSLDETLDVTTDTQEQVSELRGRSETFGRDIKSVHHAVQTLENKLCTFEGKQDRTYEGVKKLCNYAIDLENRRTAERTQAIPSGPSRQVLELPPTPSTKQNRSLPIGFSPEALSPSESNGSSDQAQVQRRSLQNTVSDPGLMSIAPTDSTAPSSSSLDTMSNGTSSSEATKSEAGNSGLSGLGFLTRTRSAMSAVFRHSRPSVQS; translated from the exons ATGGCGATTCCTTTTGGGAGGATCACCATTCTCGTTGGAGCTG GTATTGTTGGCTCTGTTCTGGCAAAAGAGGGACGCCTGCCATATGTACAAGATTTCGTCTCAGGTGCCTTTAAG ATTGCTCTAAGGCGTATCAGTCGAGATGACTCTAGCACGTCAAAAAGCAAGCCACACAATGACTCTTTAATGGCTCAG GTAAAAAGCTTACGTGAGGAACTGCAAATGTTAGCATCAAATCGTCAGATGACAATTGTGACTACTGGCGGAAGAG GGGGTAGAAAATATGGCGTAATCATTCTTGTGGTTGTAGTAGGGTATGGGATCGTTTGGATAAAG GGATGGAAACTTCCTGATATGATGTTTGCTACGAAGCGTAGTCTATCTGATGCTTGCACTTCCGTTGCTAGGCAGCTCGAGAATGTTTACTCATCCATTGCG GCTACAAAGCGGAATTTATCTTCAAAAATGGACAGTGTTGACAAAAGTTTGGATGAAACTTTGGATGTCACTACTGATACACAAGAACAG GTCTCAGAACTACGAGGTAGATCAGAAACTTTTGGCAGGGATATTAAGTCCGTTCATCATGCCGTCCAGACATTG GAAAATAAACTTTGCACCTTTGAAGGAAAGCAG GATCGAACGTATGAAGGTGTTAAGAAATTGTGTAATTATGCTATCGACTTGGAGAATCGAAGGACTGCAGAACGTACTCAG GCAATTCCTTCTGGTCCCTCCAGGCAAGTTCTTGAACTCCCTCCAACACCTTCAACAAAG CAAAATCGATCGTTGCCGATTGGCTTTTCACCGGAAGCACTGTCTCCCTCCGAGTCTAATGGTTCTTCTGACCAG GCTCAAGTTCAACGGCGATCCCTCCAGAATACTGTCTCAGACCCTGGCTTGATG TCAATAGCACCTACAGATTCAACGGCTCCATCAAGTAGCAGCCTCGATACAATGTCGAATGGGACTAGTTCATCAGAAGCTACCAAAAGCGAGGCTGGGAATTCTGGTCTTTCAGGACTTGGATTTCTTACCAGAACGAGGAGTGCAATGAGCGCAGTATTCCGCCATTCTCGCCCCAGTGTTCAATCTTGA
- the LOC103498854 gene encoding rRNA-processing protein fcf2, with amino-acid sequence MSERKPIIGLSWEPKLPASSSGIKTKTCDKSNNQAENGIVWKSNSELVDGLFVPPNNPKKLNKLLRKQVSDTAGRNWFDMPAKTMTPEVEKDLRLLKLRSVIDPKRHYKKGDSKSKTLPKYFQVGTVVESSLDFFSGRLTKKERKATLADELLSDQALTQYRKRKVREIEEQNRPGGNDKWKIRGNHSRKRAKDRRN; translated from the exons aTGTCGGAAAGAAAGCCCATAATTGGTCTCTCTTGGGAGCCAAAGCTGCCAGCCTCCTCATCGGGAATCAAAACTAAAACCTGCGACAAATCTAATAATCAAGCAGAAAACGGTATTGTTTGGAAAAGCAATTCAGAGCTTGTAGATGGGTTATTTGTTCCACCAAACAACCCAAAAAAGTTGAATAAGTTATTGAGAAAGCAAGTCAGTGACACGGCTGGGAGGAATTG GTTTGACATGCCAGCAAAAACCATGACCCCTGAAGTGGAAAAAGATTTGCGCCTGTTGAAG CTGAGGAGTGTCATTGATCCAAAGAGACACTACAAGAAGGGTGATTCGAAATCAAAAACGCTTCCCAAATATTTCCAG GTGGGAACTGTGGTTGAGTCTTCTTTGGACTTCTTCTCGGGTAGAttaacaaagaaagaaaggaaagcaACGCTTGCAGATGAGCTGCTATCCGATCAGGCTCTCACTCAGTACAG AAAACGTAAAGTTCGAGAAATCGAAGAACAGAATCGACCTGGTGGCAACGATAAATGGAAAATAAGGGGTAATCATTCACGAAAACGGGCAAAGGATAGGAGGAACTAG
- the LOC103498853 gene encoding uncharacterized protein LOC103498853 isoform X3, which translates to MAQVKSLREELQMLASNRQMTIVTTGGRGGRKYGVIILVVVVGYGIVWIKGWKLPDMMFATKRSLSDACTSVARQLENVYSSIAATKRNLSSKMDSVDKSLDETLDVTTDTQEQVSELRGRSETFGRDIKSVHHAVQTLENKLCTFEGKQDRTYEGVKKLCNYAIDLENRRTAERTQAIPSGPSRQVLELPPTPSTKQQNRSLPIGFSPEALSPSESNGSSDQAQVQRRSLQNTVSDPGLMSIAPTDSTAPSSSSLDTMSNGTSSSEATKSEAGNSGLSGLGFLTRTRSAMSAVFRHSRPSVQS; encoded by the exons ATGGCTCAG GTAAAAAGCTTACGTGAGGAACTGCAAATGTTAGCATCAAATCGTCAGATGACAATTGTGACTACTGGCGGAAGAG GGGGTAGAAAATATGGCGTAATCATTCTTGTGGTTGTAGTAGGGTATGGGATCGTTTGGATAAAG GGATGGAAACTTCCTGATATGATGTTTGCTACGAAGCGTAGTCTATCTGATGCTTGCACTTCCGTTGCTAGGCAGCTCGAGAATGTTTACTCATCCATTGCG GCTACAAAGCGGAATTTATCTTCAAAAATGGACAGTGTTGACAAAAGTTTGGATGAAACTTTGGATGTCACTACTGATACACAAGAACAG GTCTCAGAACTACGAGGTAGATCAGAAACTTTTGGCAGGGATATTAAGTCCGTTCATCATGCCGTCCAGACATTG GAAAATAAACTTTGCACCTTTGAAGGAAAGCAG GATCGAACGTATGAAGGTGTTAAGAAATTGTGTAATTATGCTATCGACTTGGAGAATCGAAGGACTGCAGAACGTACTCAG GCAATTCCTTCTGGTCCCTCCAGGCAAGTTCTTGAACTCCCTCCAACACCTTCAACAAAG CAGCAAAATCGATCGTTGCCGATTGGCTTTTCACCGGAAGCACTGTCTCCCTCCGAGTCTAATGGTTCTTCTGACCAG GCTCAAGTTCAACGGCGATCCCTCCAGAATACTGTCTCAGACCCTGGCTTGATG TCAATAGCACCTACAGATTCAACGGCTCCATCAAGTAGCAGCCTCGATACAATGTCGAATGGGACTAGTTCATCAGAAGCTACCAAAAGCGAGGCTGGGAATTCTGGTCTTTCAGGACTTGGATTTCTTACCAGAACGAGGAGTGCAATGAGCGCAGTATTCCGCCATTCTCGCCCCAGTGTTCAATCTTGA
- the LOC103498853 gene encoding uncharacterized protein LOC103498853 isoform X1: MAIPFGRITILVGAGIVGSVLAKEGRLPYVQDFVSGAFKIALRRISRDDSSTSKSKPHNDSLMAQVKSLREELQMLASNRQMTIVTTGGRGGRKYGVIILVVVVGYGIVWIKGWKLPDMMFATKRSLSDACTSVARQLENVYSSIAATKRNLSSKMDSVDKSLDETLDVTTDTQEQVSELRGRSETFGRDIKSVHHAVQTLENKLCTFEGKQDRTYEGVKKLCNYAIDLENRRTAERTQAIPSGPSRQVLELPPTPSTKQQNRSLPIGFSPEALSPSESNGSSDQAQVQRRSLQNTVSDPGLMSIAPTDSTAPSSSSLDTMSNGTSSSEATKSEAGNSGLSGLGFLTRTRSAMSAVFRHSRPSVQS, encoded by the exons ATGGCGATTCCTTTTGGGAGGATCACCATTCTCGTTGGAGCTG GTATTGTTGGCTCTGTTCTGGCAAAAGAGGGACGCCTGCCATATGTACAAGATTTCGTCTCAGGTGCCTTTAAG ATTGCTCTAAGGCGTATCAGTCGAGATGACTCTAGCACGTCAAAAAGCAAGCCACACAATGACTCTTTAATGGCTCAG GTAAAAAGCTTACGTGAGGAACTGCAAATGTTAGCATCAAATCGTCAGATGACAATTGTGACTACTGGCGGAAGAG GGGGTAGAAAATATGGCGTAATCATTCTTGTGGTTGTAGTAGGGTATGGGATCGTTTGGATAAAG GGATGGAAACTTCCTGATATGATGTTTGCTACGAAGCGTAGTCTATCTGATGCTTGCACTTCCGTTGCTAGGCAGCTCGAGAATGTTTACTCATCCATTGCG GCTACAAAGCGGAATTTATCTTCAAAAATGGACAGTGTTGACAAAAGTTTGGATGAAACTTTGGATGTCACTACTGATACACAAGAACAG GTCTCAGAACTACGAGGTAGATCAGAAACTTTTGGCAGGGATATTAAGTCCGTTCATCATGCCGTCCAGACATTG GAAAATAAACTTTGCACCTTTGAAGGAAAGCAG GATCGAACGTATGAAGGTGTTAAGAAATTGTGTAATTATGCTATCGACTTGGAGAATCGAAGGACTGCAGAACGTACTCAG GCAATTCCTTCTGGTCCCTCCAGGCAAGTTCTTGAACTCCCTCCAACACCTTCAACAAAG CAGCAAAATCGATCGTTGCCGATTGGCTTTTCACCGGAAGCACTGTCTCCCTCCGAGTCTAATGGTTCTTCTGACCAG GCTCAAGTTCAACGGCGATCCCTCCAGAATACTGTCTCAGACCCTGGCTTGATG TCAATAGCACCTACAGATTCAACGGCTCCATCAAGTAGCAGCCTCGATACAATGTCGAATGGGACTAGTTCATCAGAAGCTACCAAAAGCGAGGCTGGGAATTCTGGTCTTTCAGGACTTGGATTTCTTACCAGAACGAGGAGTGCAATGAGCGCAGTATTCCGCCATTCTCGCCCCAGTGTTCAATCTTGA
- the LOC103498853 gene encoding uncharacterized protein LOC103498853 isoform X4 → MAQVKSLREELQMLASNRQMTIVTTGGRGGRKYGVIILVVVVGYGIVWIKGWKLPDMMFATKRSLSDACTSVARQLENVYSSIAATKRNLSSKMDSVDKSLDETLDVTTDTQEQVSELRGRSETFGRDIKSVHHAVQTLENKLCTFEGKQDRTYEGVKKLCNYAIDLENRRTAERTQAIPSGPSRQVLELPPTPSTKQNRSLPIGFSPEALSPSESNGSSDQAQVQRRSLQNTVSDPGLMSIAPTDSTAPSSSSLDTMSNGTSSSEATKSEAGNSGLSGLGFLTRTRSAMSAVFRHSRPSVQS, encoded by the exons ATGGCTCAG GTAAAAAGCTTACGTGAGGAACTGCAAATGTTAGCATCAAATCGTCAGATGACAATTGTGACTACTGGCGGAAGAG GGGGTAGAAAATATGGCGTAATCATTCTTGTGGTTGTAGTAGGGTATGGGATCGTTTGGATAAAG GGATGGAAACTTCCTGATATGATGTTTGCTACGAAGCGTAGTCTATCTGATGCTTGCACTTCCGTTGCTAGGCAGCTCGAGAATGTTTACTCATCCATTGCG GCTACAAAGCGGAATTTATCTTCAAAAATGGACAGTGTTGACAAAAGTTTGGATGAAACTTTGGATGTCACTACTGATACACAAGAACAG GTCTCAGAACTACGAGGTAGATCAGAAACTTTTGGCAGGGATATTAAGTCCGTTCATCATGCCGTCCAGACATTG GAAAATAAACTTTGCACCTTTGAAGGAAAGCAG GATCGAACGTATGAAGGTGTTAAGAAATTGTGTAATTATGCTATCGACTTGGAGAATCGAAGGACTGCAGAACGTACTCAG GCAATTCCTTCTGGTCCCTCCAGGCAAGTTCTTGAACTCCCTCCAACACCTTCAACAAAG CAAAATCGATCGTTGCCGATTGGCTTTTCACCGGAAGCACTGTCTCCCTCCGAGTCTAATGGTTCTTCTGACCAG GCTCAAGTTCAACGGCGATCCCTCCAGAATACTGTCTCAGACCCTGGCTTGATG TCAATAGCACCTACAGATTCAACGGCTCCATCAAGTAGCAGCCTCGATACAATGTCGAATGGGACTAGTTCATCAGAAGCTACCAAAAGCGAGGCTGGGAATTCTGGTCTTTCAGGACTTGGATTTCTTACCAGAACGAGGAGTGCAATGAGCGCAGTATTCCGCCATTCTCGCCCCAGTGTTCAATCTTGA